Proteins encoded in a region of the Gallalistipes aquisgranensis genome:
- a CDS encoding S46 family peptidase — translation MLRRCGLLLVALVMTVPSRADEGMWLPSLIGERIRDMRQKGFRLTAEDIYSVNRASMKDAIVLFGGGCTGELVSAEGLLLTNHHCGYRQIQQHSSVEHDYLTNGFWAMNRSEELPNPGLTVAFLVRMDDVTEAVLEGVAETMTPAERDTLIARNTARVIERATEGTHYTASVKPLYYGNQYFIYVTEVFPDVRLVAAPPSAIGKFGGDTDNWMWPRHTGDFSVFRIYAGKDNKPAPYSKENVPYRPKRHFTIATGGVEEGDFTMIYGFPGRTQQYVISDAVDFVLNRSNPLKIDLRTRRLRIFNEEQARDVRTRIQYAAKNASVANAWKKWQGESKGIARLGTIGKKQRQEAAFEAWAADKPRYRDVLPRLKKLYRELDENAFAVDCFNEGMAGIELPVFTGRIAPGTPVSVIRERAGKFYKDYSPAIDRRVAAELFTEYVKRLPARFLPDSLRREIDAAGGAAAYVASVMERSPFATAGGYEALKSDSAALMKALADDPAAALYRRARQGVVPAGREAKRLNAEITELYRTYMQGLREMSPEQDFYPDANLTLRVAYGHVAGYSPQDAVWHVPYTTLEGIMEKDTPEVYDYNVPQGLRDLHAAKDYGRWADRDGAVHVAFLATNHTTGGNSGSPILDRRGRLVGINFDRTWLSTMSDIEFDPSVCRNIAVDIRYVLFLIDRLGGAGYLIEEMTLEK, via the coding sequence ATGTTGAGACGCTGCGGCCTTCTGCTGGTCGCCCTGGTGATGACGGTCCCTTCGCGCGCCGACGAGGGCATGTGGCTTCCCAGCCTGATCGGGGAGCGGATCAGGGATATGCGGCAGAAGGGTTTCCGCCTGACGGCCGAGGATATTTACAGCGTGAACCGCGCTTCGATGAAGGACGCCATCGTGCTTTTCGGCGGCGGATGCACGGGCGAACTGGTCTCCGCAGAGGGCCTGCTGCTGACCAACCACCATTGCGGTTACCGCCAGATCCAGCAGCACAGCAGCGTGGAGCACGATTATCTCACGAACGGCTTCTGGGCCATGAACCGGTCCGAGGAGCTGCCCAATCCGGGGCTGACCGTCGCGTTCCTCGTGCGGATGGACGACGTGACAGAGGCCGTGCTGGAGGGGGTGGCCGAAACCATGACTCCGGCCGAACGCGATACGCTGATTGCCCGCAACACCGCCCGCGTCATCGAACGGGCGACCGAGGGGACGCACTACACCGCGTCGGTCAAGCCGCTCTACTACGGCAACCAGTATTTCATCTACGTGACCGAGGTGTTCCCTGACGTGCGCCTGGTGGCGGCTCCGCCCTCGGCGATCGGCAAGTTCGGCGGCGATACCGACAACTGGATGTGGCCCCGTCACACGGGCGACTTCTCCGTCTTCCGCATCTATGCCGGCAAGGACAACAAACCGGCCCCCTACTCGAAGGAGAACGTGCCCTACCGTCCGAAGAGGCACTTCACGATCGCCACGGGCGGCGTGGAGGAGGGCGACTTCACCATGATCTACGGCTTTCCCGGCCGTACGCAGCAGTACGTGATCTCCGATGCGGTCGATTTCGTGCTGAACCGTTCGAATCCGCTCAAGATCGACCTGCGCACGCGCAGGCTCCGCATCTTCAACGAGGAGCAGGCCCGCGATGTCCGTACCCGCATCCAGTATGCCGCCAAGAACGCTTCGGTGGCCAATGCCTGGAAAAAGTGGCAGGGGGAGAGCAAGGGAATCGCCCGGCTCGGTACGATCGGGAAAAAGCAGCGGCAGGAGGCCGCTTTCGAGGCGTGGGCGGCTGACAAGCCCCGTTACCGCGACGTGCTGCCCCGGTTGAAAAAACTCTACCGTGAGCTGGACGAGAACGCCTTTGCGGTGGACTGTTTCAACGAGGGAATGGCCGGTATCGAACTGCCCGTCTTCACGGGACGGATCGCTCCCGGCACTCCGGTTTCCGTGATCCGGGAGCGGGCCGGGAAGTTCTACAAGGACTATTCGCCCGCGATCGACCGCCGGGTGGCCGCCGAACTCTTTACGGAGTACGTGAAGCGTCTGCCCGCCCGGTTCCTGCCCGATTCGCTGCGGCGTGAGATCGACGCGGCCGGAGGGGCGGCGGCCTATGTCGCTTCGGTGATGGAGCGTTCGCCCTTCGCCACGGCCGGGGGATACGAGGCGCTGAAGAGTGACAGTGCGGCGCTGATGAAGGCGCTGGCGGACGATCCCGCGGCGGCTCTCTACCGCCGGGCCCGGCAGGGAGTGGTCCCGGCCGGCCGGGAGGCGAAGAGGCTGAACGCCGAGATCACCGAGCTTTACAGGACCTACATGCAGGGATTGCGGGAGATGTCGCCGGAACAGGACTTCTACCCCGATGCCAACCTCACCCTGCGCGTGGCTTACGGGCATGTGGCCGGTTACAGTCCGCAGGATGCCGTGTGGCATGTGCCCTACACCACGCTGGAGGGGATCATGGAGAAGGACACGCCCGAAGTGTACGACTACAACGTGCCGCAGGGCCTTCGTGACCTCCATGCCGCGAAGGACTACGGCCGCTGGGCCGACCGTGACGGAGCGGTGCATGTGGCGTTCCTGGCCACGAACCACACCACGGGCGGCAACTCCGGCAGTCCGATCCTCGACCGCCGGGGACGGCTGGTGGGAATCAATTTCGACCGGACGTGGCTCAGCACCATGAGTGACATCGAGTTCGACCCCTCGGTGTGCCGCAACATCGCCGTGGATATCCGTTACGTGCTCTTTCTGATCGACCGGCTCGGCGGGGCGGGTTACCTGATAGAGGAGATGACACTCGAGAAATAA